A region of the Apium graveolens cultivar Ventura chromosome 6, ASM990537v1, whole genome shotgun sequence genome:
CACATCGGCAAGAGAAGAGAAGAAGACTGAGAATATATAGAAGAACTTGACCTTAAAATTTTAATAAGTAGAAGTAAGATTGATGAAGCTAATTTTGTGAGTTTTAAAAAGGTGCTTATATGTTCTAGATATTATGTTCCTTTCTTAACTTTTATTTTTTCCCTGCCTATCTTTGTACCACATTGAAAACGAGAAGTGAAGTATATTAGAATAAATAGAAAGGTACCATTATATGTAATTGTGAAAAAGGAATAAATAGAGGAAGTCATGTGATAGTTTTTTAGCAAAACACGAGTGTTAGGTTGAATTTCTTAAACTATATTTTTCCAACTTCCCTACTATTGTACCATATCGAGGATGTTGGAAAAATGAATCCTTATTTTCCTTATTTAAGTTTGTATAGTTTCCTTAAATAGAACTATCCGCTTCGGTTGTTTCAACCAAGGAATTCGGTTAGTTTTTCTTAATCTATTATTAGTTCAGTTAGAAAATAAATAggttatattaataataaaatttatatgcatttttgaattatgtaTTTAGGAAGAAAGATCGACAGTAAAATCAATTTGAAGTTCGGGATTTATAGAGAATAAATTAAGCGGTGCACTGTAAGTATATACTGTACCGATTCACTGTTGATATTTTAAATGATGATTTGAGTTTGACTAAGGCTTCTCTGATGAAAAATGAGTATTCTTGCATTGATattgatgaactgatgatgatACTTCCTAATCGGAAGTAAAGCTAAACCGGTTATTTAGCTGGCCGGGATCCcaacttgatgaattgatgaaccTGTCATGCTTGAATACTCAGTTTTAATCTTGTGAGAACTATATGATGAATTTTTGTTGACTGTAGTATCTTTCATGTCTCTTTATTCGAATATTTGTTTGCTGAACTTTGATTTCTCGGATAAACCTTAGTTAAATTCTACTATATATGCTTACTGAGCTTTCTGAGCCCACTCATTTATGTCACTAACTTCCACATGAAAGAACTTTGGAGAAGGATGTTCAGGAAATGATAAGTATGTGATGAACTAAGGCTTAGTATACGATGAATGCGTGTAGTATCTTAATGAAAAATGCTTGTGTAATAGACTTTTGGTTGTATCGTGAACTTTATTTGTAATATTTGGAATACTGTaagaattatatattattatttaagttTAAGGTTGTGTAAGCATATATTGAGTTGATTGGTTTGGTTTGGCGTTCCCGGGTTCGGGTTTCTGAGGTCATCCCGGGGTCCGGGGCGTCACACGAACACCAGCTGGTGTGGTCCCCGCTGGGAATAAATGGGTATTTGTACGAAAACGAATTGAGAGTAATTAAATTGTAAGAAATAAAGCCTGGCTCGTAACCTAGGGATTCTCTCAAAGGCCTAGATTTGATTACCAGGAAACTTACTCTCCTGTGATGGATGGAGTTACTTTTCGTTTTCTTATGGGTATGGCTTGTATGAAAAAATTGGAAACACGTCTGATGGACGTTGTGACAGCCTACCTATATGGATCACTTGATAGTGATATCTATATGAAAATCCCTGAAGGATTAAAATTGGATGAGACTAAGACTCGTCATTTATACTCAGTTAAATTACAACGATCAATATATGGACTGAAACAATCTTGTCGTATGTGGTACAACAGCTTAGTGAATACCTATTAAATGATGGATATGTTAATGATAAAGTATATCCATGTGTGTTTATTAAAATATCTCAAACTGGTTTCGTTATTATtgatgtatatgtggatgatttgaataTTGTAAGTACTTCTGAAGATATTATTAATGCTGCtaattatttgaaaaatgagtttGAGATGAAAGATCTTGGAAAGACAAAGTTCTGTTTAGGTTTACAGGTGGAACACTTATCTTCaggaatatttgttcatcaatcaaCCTACACAGAAAAAGTTATTGATCGATTTTACATGGACAAAACTCATCATCTAACTACACCAATGGTGGTTCGGTCACTTGAAGTTGAAAATGATCCATTTCGTCCCAGAAAAGAAGATGATGATCAACTTGGACCAAAAGTTCCATATCTCAGTGCAATTGGCGCTCTTTGTACCTCGCAAACAACACACGACCTGATATTGCTTTTGCTGTGAATCTATTAGCAAGATTCAGTTCAAATCTAACTAAAAGACATTGGGATGAAATCAAACATATATTAAGATATCTTCGCGGGATAATTTTGGATTATTCTTTCCAAATAATTCGAAATCACATTTGGTTGGATATGCAGATGCTGGATACTTGTCAGATCCTCATGTTGGACGATCACAGACATGTTACTTATTCACATATTGCGGTACTGCTATCTCTTGGAAATCTACAAAACAGACCATGGCTGCAACTTCATCAAATCACGTAGAATTACTAGCAATCCATGAAGCAAGTAGGGAATGTGTCTGGCTACGATCCATAATTCAACATATTCAGCATTCATGTGGATTATCAAATGTTACAGACGGCCCCACTATTTTGATTGAAGATAATTCATCTTGCATTAAACAGTTAAAGGAAGGATATATCAAGGGAGATCGAACAAAACACATTTtaccaaaattcttctacactcaCGAATTACAAGAGAATGGAAATATTGAGGTAGAACAAGTTCGATCATGTGATAACCTAGCGGATATATTTACAAAGCTATTACCGACATCAACATTTGAAAAGCTATGAAATAACATCGGAATGCGAAGATTGAAGAACATATTACATCAAGATGTCAATTTGTGAGATATTTTATTCAGGGGGAGACTATACTCTTTTCCTTCGTCAAAGTTTTTATCCCACCAGGTTTTTCCTTGCAAGGTTTTAACGAGTCAGTCAATCTTTGATATACTCACATTTGACAATCAAAGGGGAGTGTTATAATAATGATTGTCAAATCTTACTAAGGAAAACTCGCGATACTTATCAAGAAAGACTTAGTTTAATATTGGAAATTTATCACGAAAATTAAGATTTTGTTAACCTGACTAAGAAAACTTACCTAATAAGCATTTTTAGTATAGTTGATAAAACTCTACCATAAATATAAGTTCGAGATATCTCTCTTTCCTTCTCCATTTCTTACTCTATAGTTATAGTTTATTTATAACCCATACCAAATTTTTATTAACTTTTGCTAGATATATAAGCTTCTCAAGTAGATCAATAATATAAGATTCTTCTTATACAAACACTCCAACTCAAAAACCATCCCTTCTATGACAATGCACGTTTGGTGCATTGGTCATTCCCGCTGCAGTTTTGTCAAAAATTACAGTTGAATGTTATAATGTTTCGTTTCATCGTTTCGACAAAGTGAGAATGTTGAGGTTGAACTTCTGTTGCCATACTGAGCAGTCACCTTATAGTCACCTAAGAATCCGTAGAAGCTATATGAACCCTGCTCATTCGTCTGACTCTCAAAAGCTCCAGTTTGCCATTCATTCAACAGCTTGTCTACAACGTCGCCTGCTGGAAGATTATTAAAGTTATTGTCGGTAAGGCACATCTGGTAACACCCTTTTGGACTTAACGCTGTCCAGAGCATTATCCCTTTTACAGAAGGATGTGAAAAGCCTTCTCTTAGCACCTGCTCTAGATATAATGCCTGTTCAAGACGCAAAAATGGTGAGAAGCTGTGAAACACAAAAAgataaaatttctgaaaaattgaTTTCCTACTTGAGTCTCGTGGTCTAATGTATTGCTGATATCAACTTCCGTAAGCCAAATGGGAAGGCCTAAGGTTGCAAATTTGTCCAATATCCCTCGCATAAGTGGAAGATTTGGCACTATAAAATGGCTCTCTAAGCCAATTCCATCCATTATTGCACCGCCACGCTTTAGTTCATTAATCTTTGTTATAAAATTGTCCACCGTGGAATTAACATCACTGCAAGTCTCAACTACATTATAATCATTCAAAAACAATGTTGCTAGTGGATCAGAACTATGCACTGTTTTGAAGAAATCCAAAGTGGCATTAGGCCCAAGCTTTTTATCGTAGAAATCATAATGAAGATTTTCATTATTGACATCCCAGTGAATGAAGTCGTTCCTGTATTTGCTCATTAAACTCTGTATTCTTGAGTTGACCGCTGATTGAAGATCTGAAGCTGTTAGATTATGGAGCCAGTTAGGAATATACCTTGGGTCCTCCCAGAATATATTATGACCTCTAACGGTGATTTGATTTGCTCTAATGAACTCTAGCATCTTATCTGCCAAGGTATAGTTGACCTGTCCTTGCTTTGCCTCTGTGGCGTACCATTTGAGTTCATTTTCAAATACTGCTGCATTGAATCGCTTAACAAACCATTTCTGCGTTGACAAAGCAAATTAGTAAAGCTTCAATGAGTCATTAATTGTTCATGTAAAAAACGATCCCAATTTAAGATTGTGTCACATTTAAATAATTATCATGACATTCTTACTTGATAAGGTGCGTTTCCAATAATGCTCTTGGCAATAGCTGATCCAAATGGAAAATCTCTTGAATTTTGTTCCACTTTAATTGTTGCTCCATGCAGCCTACCTCCTTGCTTATCTGACACATGAATAGTCACAGCGCGCTTCCTTTCCTAATAGCAATATATATGTCAAGCTGTTACGAATATAAAAGTTGCATGACTGTAGAGCTATCTATGTCCGCATTCTATGTAAGATTGATTCTCATACTCATATCAACTTCTTTTAAATAGCTATTTCAACTCCAATTTCAGAACTTACTGTGTTAATCTGGTACTGCTGATTGAATCTCCATTGCTCCTCTGTAAATGGTTGCAAAGAAGCACTTCTGACTTGTATATCAATGTCACGGGCATCCGAACTCTGTCAAAGCAGGACAAGATTGTACATTTCAGTATTTATTTCACCATTTCTTCCTATTTGTGCACAATGTTCCAAATAGTAAGTTCAAAGAACATAAGACTGCCAAGTACTAAATGCATTTTTGTATGTCAACATCAATCTACCTGAAAGTATATAAAAGCGCTATTATGTGATGACCTTGATACAAATCCACCCTTGAGAAATGACCAACAGCCACGCTTTGCCGACACAGATCCTATACAGCTATCATTTGTATTTTCTATCATTAATTTTGCTTTTATTGATGCTGACTCTGCAGCATCAATCTTCACCCAAACTGTTCATCACATTGAAATATGAGGATAATTGTAACAAAAAAAAGTTCAGAATCAGAGCAATTGTAACAAGTGTCAGATCTTAAGCAAAGGCTAAAATTTTGTACCCAAGTTTTTTTCTCAAAATGTGACCTTAAAAATTTCGATGAGCAATAAATTCCAGAAAGTTGCTAATGGTTTTAACTGGTCAAGAATTACATTTATCGACCAAAACCAAAATGCGCCTAGCATGTTTTTCTCGAATTAGGTATGTGAAGGATAAGTTGTACTCAATCTTGCCTCTACTTGTCTGAGGTAACTCTTATTTCTTGCATATATTTTGCAGAGTTCTGGAAGAGTCAAAATTTGTAGTTCataaaaaatttcaattttttcCAAAATTGATAAGTATTACCTTATTTACAAAAATCACTCACTGAAGTTCACCAATTACATGTCACTACTAAAACATTGAAAATAATTTCTCAAGTATATCAAATTTGCACCAGGTGAGCGCGATGAGATATCTCAAGTGGTTAAGAGCTTATCTCTTGTCGTCCCTGGATTCGATTTTCGCTCACCCCCGAAATTGAAATTTGTTAGGACAGATATTCAATTGTAAGGAATATAAGTCAAATTAGTCAAAAAAAAATTTACACCAGGTTTGTCAACAATTGCTATATTAAGAACAAACTCCAGGTTTGATTAAATTATACAAAATTACAGCTATATATCTGAACAAGGAGAATCTAGAGCGCATTGTATTTTCTGAACACCATGTAATGACAGCAATTGGCTACTAAAACAAAGAAATGGAATACAAATTTAGCTTTcacaatttaataaaaataaacttgtaaaaaaaataaaaatacaaaacgTAGTCTTTAATTAGTGCATTATAAATTTAAAAGTTATAACAGATAGTACGAATTAATGAAGTTACCCGAAAAGGTGTAAATGGTGGCTTGAGTGACATTGTGCAGGACAAATGCAGGTGAAAATAAAACGCCTGCATCGTCTCCGGTGGGCCTTCGAGAGTAGAAAGCCTTTTCTCCGATAACGCCACCGCCATAAAGAGGATCCTCCGGTTGCAGTTTGCACTGTTCATGAAAACATTAAACACAAAGAGAAAGAGAAGAGACCATCTTATTCTACAGTCAAATAACACATTAAAAATGACAGAAGTGTAATTTTATTTTCTACATTTGGTACCTCAGTGTAAGCAGAGAAATCATAGAGTGGCCCATCTGCAGAAAAAGAgtcaaaaaatcataataattgaAAATCTGTAGActtgtgtgcatgtgtgtgtgtgACTGTGTGATAGATAGAGGGAAGAACCATAAGAAGAAGCCAAGCAAATCCATGTGAAAAGGAGAACCAATATGCTTTGTGTTTTCATTTGTTTATGTATTTATCAGCTCAAATGTTATTTCTATAAAATATAGAGAGGAAAACAGCTAAACAAAACTTGGAATCCTGGAGGAAGTCAGAGAGAGCTGTACATGCATTTATAGACATTGGTTTTGCTGTTTAGCCCAGGCTGATTCTAAATTTTAAATAAGTCAAAGTAAAAGAATGGGCTTAAAGGTCTGCCGATTATCTTTATATTGATTTTATCAAAATTTActgttaattttttttaacaaaatttCAAATAATGATTTAATGAGGAAGATTATTACTTTATTTTAGAAATGTGCCTTAGTAATGGAAACAAATACAAGAAAAGATTTAAACATAAGAAAACATGAAGGAAATCAGTGTGTCTCTAcataaaaaaatatgaaggaaatCAATCAATCTGTCTCTCTAAATGAGAAAACAGAgtaattaaaaattttaaaaccGATATCTAAACTTTCGTCGTTATATTTTGAATGGGGATTGATGATGTTTCCTTGGTATGTTTATTGAAAAGTGCATACAAACAACATTTAATTTATTATGATATAAAGAGGGTTCATGGCAATAACTTCTCTTAGTAAATCTACCTGAGAAATACTAAACATTCCCAAATGGATAATTTTCCATAAATAAAATGACCCTCCATGCATTACTACAAATCTCGCAAATAAAGAGATTTCAATGTATGATTTCATGACACTTTTGACCGAGAAAGCAAGGACAACATTACAATGAAACAGCACCTAGTTAACTTTAGTAGAAATGTATTGGCCTTTCTTTTACGGTTAATGTATGGGGCTTTTACTACTCTATCTAATAATTATATAAGAAGAGGAATTATGTCTGTCATGTTCACTAAATAAAGGAGACAACAAACGAAAGGGGGTGGGCGGCAGTATCACAAGATCAATAGTTCCTCCCATCTCAACAACTTGTGCTGCTCACATGCACACTAACCCCTTCATTTTTTCACTTCTTCTTCTATTATAAGCCCCTGTTTCACCTTGCATTGTATAGTACACATCTATAGTTTCTTTTCATTTATTGTATTGTACACATCTTTTGAGTGGTGGCATGTGCtttttctttgatcaatcaaacCACAAATTTAATCAACCATTTTTAGTGCAACCACAAGATTCCCACGAGGATATGAAATACAGTCTTAGTAACATAAACTAGCAGTCGTTGATAGTTCGTTTCGTTGCATGTTTTGTACTAGAACTGCATCTCCGGAAAAAGAACCCTTCAATGAAGGTAGCTAGTCCGTGACATTTGGCATCTTATGTACCAACAAGAAGATGCTAGAGACTTGGGACCTATATGCTTTCTATTGAGTAAGCATGCTGCATGCGTACATTTTTCTCTgcaaaattaattaaattaaacaTATAAATAAATATTCATGCCCATGACTCTATTCAACTCTGGGGACTAAAAAACATACTCGCAACATATACTATAGATTTAAGTCCAGAAGTCTGCAAAAATATGTTACAGCCATCCTTCATGTGGAAGCAAAATCATCACAATCCTAGCTTCTGTTTTACTCTTCTATTGTAGGCTTTGCTTCAGCCTGAGCGCTTGTACAATTCATGATATCAATTGCCTGCATTACTTCGTGCCTGCTTAGGGACCGCATGTGTGCATCAACCTTTCAATAGCAGGGTTGCAACAATTGGGGCTTTTCAATCTTAGTAATAGTCATAATTTTGTGTAATTGAGGATCTTAGCATCTGGAAATAGCCAGCTTATGTGCAGGCATTCTAATTTCTACCAACTTCAAAAACATTTAGGCTCACTCACTTTTTTTGACTTCGGATGGATAACTACTCATACAATGCCGACGCAGAACTTGTGATTAACTGGTACAGGAATAATACCATTTTTTACTTCATTGTGTAAGCAAGGCAATATTGCAATTGGGTTAAATATCAAGATAGTCATCACTTAACTCAAGCACATATATTAGTTTCATTATCAAACTTAAAAGTATATCATTTAAATTACTAAAGTGATAATAAATATCAAATTGATATCTCAAAatgaattaaaaattattttatgaaattttatacatttttcttgaATTCTATTACAACCAAATAAAAatgtatgaattctagtattttcgATAATATagtgatatttttaaaaattaatctactatttatttttaattttttagttacattttttgatataaataaaaataattagtacataaattttcaaaaatctcACTATATCATCTGAAATACTAGGAATTCATAACTTTTCACTTGGTTGTAATTGAATCCAAGAGAAATATATAGAatgtcataaaaataatttttgattCTTGAGCACCTATTTTGAAGTatttgtttgatatttattatgactttagtgattcaaatgatatcCTGTTAGATTTGATGATGAAACTGATATATGGTCTTCAGTTGAGTTGAGTGACTACTTTGATATTTAACTCGATTGCAATTTACAAGTACAGAGGACTTGCAATTTAACGCTAGTAAACCCATGGAACAAAAACATACATCGTCTAAGCAGATAAACAGCCACCCCGTAAACCTTTGGGAAACTTCCAATCAATCATTCAAAGATAATCCTTTTACTAAGAGGTAGAGGTCCTTGGCAACTTTGGTCATGACGAAGATGAAATAAACGGCTTCTTTGATTTCTTGCTAGTGTATATCTTTGAGTAAACACCTTTCGTTTTAATAGCCAGTAAAACATCCAAACCAAAACCAACTACACATGCAATAGCCATAACAATAAACACTAGCCTGTAACAGTGAGCACCCAGGCATGTGTTTCCGCCTCCTGCTGTTTTTGTAGCCTGTGAATCGTACAAAAAACCAGCCAGCAAACCAGAGAAAAGGAACGAGCCCAATGGCAGGTTGAGGATTAGAATATTGTAAATTATACCGTAATATTTTAGGCCAAATAATTCAGAAGCAGTTGGAACTGTGACAGCAACACGAACTCCATAGCATATCCCCACGACTATTGAGCCAATGTAAAGTGAACCAGGCAAAGCCAAAGCCATGATGATGTATCCTACAGCCATTAGAATTTGAGAAGCTGCATTCCAAGTGGGCCTTGGATGTCCAGCTTTCCTGCAgccatttatttattattcagtGATTAGCAAATTAGCTAAGAAAACTAAATGCATGGTTTCTTTCCATTCCTTGACAATCTCTTACAGCACATTTACAAATCATATCATTGAAATCCTAGATACATAAATTGGCTGGACAATAACAAAAAAGAAATGTTCCAAGTAAATCCATTGAGAGAACATAATCGATAATGAGCCACCAGCACCAGTCCTTAGGAGTGTCCATAAGGGCTTTATAAtttctcaacatttttctgacaTTACTACATAGCATTTAAACTGGAAGTGCTGGACTAGCATAGTCCACTTAATGTTGTCTCTTAAGTCTCACCAAGGAAGCAGAGGGTAATGAGCCTAATCCTAGTTATTAACATATGTAAATTAGAATTAATGTGGTCTTCAAACTAAAGTTTTGATTTCAGTAAACCCTATCACAGTCTACCTTTAGCCCCTGTTTGGTTGGAATAGAATCGAGGGGAGGGGAGGGGAGGGGAGGGGAGGGGAGGGGAGGGGAGGGGAGGGTTCCTACAATAAAAAATGTGTTTGGTTCATATTTTAAGAGGGGAGGGGAGGGAAATGAAGTGGTCCAAAATCCCTTATGAGTCTTATTTTGTTTCCTCCCAATTTGGGGTTTTTTGGAGGGGAGAAATTTTATTGACAAAAATGACCTTACACCTTCTTAACACTTACATATATTCTAAAGGACTTATGtgtaattttaattataaacccCTCCCTTCCCCTCCTGTACcaaacataaaaatgaattaattCCTCTCCCCTCCCTTCCTTCAACCAAATAGAATTAATATTATATCCCTCCCCTTCCCTTCCCTCTATTAAAATTCCTCTCCTCCCCTCCGTTGAACCAAACACAGCGTTAGATAGGCTCTCAAAACAAAAACTATACTTATTGAGAAATAACTGTTAGATGTATATTCCTGTTATGGCTTATACATAGCATTAAAGATTTGATTTTTGCTTAAAAGGACCAACAATAAATTTGTGTAAAGATCCATTCTAATTTTTGGCCCATCAATTCTCATTTAGTTGGTTAGCCTTGCACACATCACTGACCCCAAAACAATTTCAAAGCCAAAATTTTTAAATGAAACAAATACTTTCTGTTTAGCTTTTTGCCTTCCATtgaaactaaaaactaaaaagaCATGCCAACTCCACAGACCCACTGTAACAAATTTTCAAAAAGTAAAACAAGGTGGCACTCAGACTCAGTTCccataaaaatgaaaataaagaaataagAAGGATACCATTCTCACCTATATTTTAATGATAATTTATTCTTCATGGGTACTTG
Encoded here:
- the LOC141663754 gene encoding endo-1,4-beta-xylanase 4, with protein sequence MKTQSILVLLFTWICLASSYDGPLYDFSAYTECKLQPEDPLYGGGVIGEKAFYSRRPTGDDAGVLFSPAFVLHNVTQATIYTFSVWVKIDAAESASIKAKLMIENTNDSCIGSVSAKRGCWSFLKGGFVSRSSHNSAFIYFQSSDARDIDIQVRSASLQPFTEEQWRFNQQYQINTERKRAVTIHVSDKQGGRLHGATIKVEQNSRDFPFGSAIAKSIIGNAPYQKWFVKRFNAAVFENELKWYATEAKQGQVNYTLADKMLEFIRANQITVRGHNIFWEDPRYIPNWLHNLTASDLQSAVNSRIQSLMSKYRNDFIHWDVNNENLHYDFYDKKLGPNATLDFFKTVHSSDPLATLFLNDYNVVETCSDVNSTVDNFITKINELKRGGAIMDGIGLESHFIVPNLPLMRGILDKFATLGLPIWLTEVDISNTLDHETQALYLEQVLREGFSHPSVKGIMLWTALSPKGCYQMCLTDNNFNNLPAGDVVDKLLNEWQTGAFESQTNEQGSYSFYGFLGDYKVTAQYGNRSSTSTFSLCRNDETKHYNIQL